A stretch of DNA from Nitratireductor thuwali:
GGGAACCACGACGGTCTCGCCGTTTTCCCGCAGCGGCCAGCCATCGACAGCGCGCGCATAGCCGAAGCCGAGACGATGGTGCTGTTCAAGATCGGCGATGGTGCGTGGCTCGCCGCATCGGTCGAGATAGGACGGGGCGGCTACGATCGTCTGCGCCGTCTCGCCGAGCTTGCGCGCCACGAGGCTGGAGCTTTTCAGCGGCCCGGCCCGGATCGCGACATCGGTGCGCTCCGCCAAAAAATCAACCACCGCATCGGTCTGCACCATGTCGAGCGTGAAGCCGGGATGGCGTAGCAGAAACTCCGGCAGAACCGGCGCGAAAATGTGGTTTGCATAGGAAGCGCTGGTGTTGATACGCACGCGCCCGACCGGCTGCTCGCCCACGCCCACTGCGCGCTCGGCGTCCTCCAGGTCGGCGAGGATGCGGGTCGCCCGATCGTAGAAGGTGCAGCCCTCCGGCGTGAGCTGGAGCTGGCGTGTCGAGCGGTTGAGCAACCTTGCGCCAAGCCGGGATTCCAGCCGCGCGATGAGCTTGCTCACCGCCGAGGGCGTCATGCGTGCGGCCCGAGCGGCTGTCGAGAAACCGCCGAGTTCGACCACACGGACGAACACTTCCATTTCGCCGGATCGGTTGACGTCAAGCCGCGCCATGATGAGTTCATCTCACAAGTAATGTTCCTTTCGGCATTCTATCTCATTCGATTTCGCCGATCTATCTTCGCCGCATCGCACAATCGAAGAAGATTGGACCGCATCCATGCCGCTGGCGCTCTATGCCCTGACGGCCGGAGCCTTCGGCATCGGCGTCACCGAATTTGTCATCATGGGCCTCTTGCTGGGGGTCAGCCGTGAGTTGGACGTGACCATTGCCGCCGCCGGCCTGTTAATATCCGGCTACGCCCTGGGCGTGGCAATGGGTGCTCCTGTCCTCACGGCACTCACCGCCCGGTGGCCACGCAAGCGCGTGCTGGTCGGGCTTATGGTCATCTTCATCATCGGCAATGCCGCCTGCGCGCTCGCGCCGACCTATGGCTGGTTGATGGCGGCGCGCGGGTTGACGTCGTTGACGCACGGCACATTCTTCGGCGTCGGAGCCGTTGTGGCGACCGGCCTTGTCGCCGAAGACAAGCGCGCCTCGGCCATCGCCATCATGTTCACGGGCCTCACGGCCGCGACCGTGCTCGGCGTGCCCTTCGGCACGTGGCTCGGCCAGCACTATGGCTGGCGCGCGAGCTTTTGGGCGGTGACGCTCGTGGGGCTGATCGCCCTGACCGTCCTCGCGCTGTTGGTGCCGCAGGACAGGACGCAGCCCGAAACCTCCGACTGGCGGGCTGGCCTGTGCGCCATCTGCCGCCGCCCGGTCCTGCTCGGGCAGCTGACGACGGTGCGCGGCTATGCCGGTGTCTTTGCGGTCTTCACCTAGATCGCGCCACTATTTACCGAGATCAGCGGGTTTGCCGAAAGTGCAGCCCATTTCTCCGAGGGCGAGCTGCGGGTCGGAACGACCGTGCTGGCGCGACCGAACGGCCGCGGGGCGGCCCTCCCCGCCGCATTGAGGCTCGGAATACGCCCCGAGCACCTGATTGTCAGGGAGGAGGAGCCCGGCGGCCTGGCCGCGCGCATCCAGGGCAGCGAGGCAATGGGCCGGGAAACCATGTACACCGCGGATACCGATCTCGGCATGTTGCGCTTCCTTGAGACGACGCCACTGCCGCGATTCAGACCGGGCGACAAGGTCCGGCTCGGTTTCGAGCCGTCGCACGCGCTCCTGTTCGACCGCGCGTCCGGGCGGAGAGTGGAGGGTCTCGAAATCCATGTCTGAAACATCGTTGCGCAACCGTGTGACCTCGACAGTAGACTTGCTCGACCGGCCGTCGCACACTTGGCGCGAGGCAGCCGAAGGAGGTGAGGCGAACCTTACCCGCCATGACAGCCTCCTGCAGGCGGCCGGATGCATGAATGCTGTCGAACTGCGCCAGCCGGTGAATCCCGCCACGCCGGCAAGCTCGCTTACCGTCGCCTGCTGGAACCTCGAGCGCTGCAAGCATGTGCCTGAGAGCGCCGCAAGGCTCCAGGGCACGGGCGCCGACATCTGCCTGCTGACGGAAATGGATCTCGGCATGGCGCGCTCCGGAAACCGCCATACGACCGCGGACCTCGCCCACC
This window harbors:
- a CDS encoding LysR family transcriptional regulator, which encodes MARLDVNRSGEMEVFVRVVELGGFSTAARAARMTPSAVSKLIARLESRLGARLLNRSTRQLQLTPEGCTFYDRATRILADLEDAERAVGVGEQPVGRVRINTSASYANHIFAPVLPEFLLRHPGFTLDMVQTDAVVDFLAERTDVAIRAGPLKSSSLVARKLGETAQTIVAAPSYLDRCGEPRTIADLEQHHRLGFGYARAVDGWPLRENGETVVVPATGRVQGSDGEGLRHLALAGVGLARLAAFTVRDDIAVGRLVPVLDHLDTGEKEAFHAVYVGQGGLLPSSVRALLNFLAEEGKVF
- a CDS encoding TOBE domain-containing protein translates to MLARPNGRGAALPAALRLGIRPEHLIVREEEPGGLAARIQGSEAMGRETMYTADTDLGMLRFLETTPLPRFRPGDKVRLGFEPSHALLFDRASGRRVEGLEIHV